From the Roseibium sp. HPY-6 genome, one window contains:
- the ccmE gene encoding cytochrome c maturation protein CcmE — MTRKQRRLTLIGSAGAVLAVALGLILFALNDQIVFFQSPTDITQKTIPAGQRIRLGGLVEEGSVVRADNAQVSFRVTDTANAVAVTYKGILPDLFREGQGVVTEGVINSEGTFVADSVLAKHDENYMPKEVAEALKDQGHWQGGEGEAN, encoded by the coding sequence ATGACACGCAAGCAAAGAAGGTTGACGCTCATCGGATCTGCAGGTGCTGTGCTCGCCGTTGCACTCGGTCTGATCCTGTTTGCCCTGAATGACCAGATCGTGTTTTTCCAGAGCCCGACAGACATCACGCAAAAGACCATTCCGGCCGGACAACGCATTCGCCTCGGCGGGCTGGTCGAGGAAGGTTCCGTGGTGAGAGCGGATAATGCTCAGGTGAGCTTCAGGGTAACTGACACGGCGAATGCGGTTGCGGTGACCTACAAGGGGATCTTGCCGGATCTGTTCCGGGAGGGACAGGGTGTTGTCACCGAAGGTGTCATAAATTCTGAGGGAACATTTGTTGCCGACAGCGTTCTCGCGAAGCACGATGAGAACTATATGCCCAAGGAAGTAGCCGAAGCCCTCAAGGATCAGGGCCATTGGCAAGGTGGTGAGGGGGAAGCCAACTAG
- a CDS encoding ATP-binding protein translates to MTTEPDAPAGGKSSGKPQRSLATRLVFVAALWSTIALALAGVFLVSLYQSASERAFDAQLEIHIKALISEMIETGPNADADAAFQAVRAPAYRGDPRFSLPLSGWYWTVRRASSPSILYASESLVGDPLNAPPIADQESSAGFIAGPTEDEVRVLQQRISIGEEPYVIAVGAATAGFWADIAEFSRMVTLTLCIVGVGLILAIFLQVRFGLKPLTRLRASLSAVRLGEAERIDEALPGEIAPLAVELNALIVSNKEIVERARTHVGNLAHGLKTPLSVISNEARASEGQLAEKVAEQSEIMSTQIQHHLERARMAAQRRVIGVSCETEPILARLIRAMGKIYQDKGIRVDFDQTGELRFRGESQDLEEMSGNLIDNACKWASSRVAVAVVRKSDQATNREMLALTVEDDGPGLSPEQRAEAVKRGRRLDETVPGTGLGLSIVADLAALYGGTLQLESSALGGLKATLVLPALTAE, encoded by the coding sequence GTGACGACTGAACCGGACGCACCTGCCGGAGGAAAGTCATCAGGCAAGCCACAGAGATCGCTTGCAACACGGCTGGTGTTTGTCGCGGCGCTCTGGTCGACGATCGCACTTGCGCTGGCTGGCGTATTCCTTGTCAGCCTCTATCAGAGCGCAAGTGAACGCGCGTTCGACGCGCAACTCGAAATCCATATCAAGGCGCTCATTTCCGAAATGATCGAAACCGGGCCGAATGCCGACGCCGATGCGGCCTTTCAGGCCGTCAGGGCGCCGGCCTACCGGGGAGACCCGCGATTTTCGCTGCCGCTTTCCGGCTGGTACTGGACAGTGCGCCGCGCCAGCAGTCCAAGCATATTGTATGCCTCCGAATCGCTGGTCGGCGATCCGCTGAATGCGCCACCAATCGCGGATCAGGAGAGCAGCGCTGGATTTATTGCCGGCCCGACCGAGGACGAAGTGCGCGTTCTTCAGCAACGGATTTCGATTGGCGAAGAGCCTTACGTGATAGCGGTCGGCGCGGCGACAGCGGGTTTTTGGGCAGATATTGCCGAGTTTTCGCGAATGGTGACGTTGACGCTCTGCATCGTCGGCGTTGGCTTGATATTGGCGATTTTCCTCCAGGTCAGGTTCGGTCTCAAGCCGCTCACGAGGTTACGGGCATCCCTTTCCGCGGTTCGCCTTGGCGAAGCTGAGCGGATTGATGAAGCTCTGCCTGGTGAGATTGCTCCGCTTGCCGTTGAGTTGAATGCACTGATCGTCTCCAACAAGGAAATTGTGGAGAGAGCCCGCACGCATGTCGGCAACCTTGCACACGGACTGAAGACACCTCTGTCAGTCATTTCAAATGAGGCGCGTGCGTCCGAAGGCCAATTGGCGGAGAAAGTGGCCGAGCAGTCGGAAATCATGTCCACACAGATCCAGCATCATCTTGAACGGGCGCGGATGGCCGCGCAGCGCAGGGTGATCGGTGTGTCATGTGAGACAGAACCGATTCTTGCCCGGTTGATTCGCGCGATGGGAAAAATCTATCAGGACAAGGGAATCAGGGTGGATTTCGATCAGACAGGCGAACTGCGCTTTCGCGGTGAAAGTCAGGATCTGGAGGAAATGAGCGGGAACCTGATCGATAATGCCTGCAAATGGGCCTCATCGCGCGTCGCCGTGGCGGTTGTGCGAAAAAGTGACCAGGCAACCAATCGTGAAATGCTTGCGCTCACAGTCGAAGATGACGGTCCGGGCCTGTCACCGGAACAGCGCGCAGAAGCGGTTAAACGCGGCCGGCGTCTTGATGAAACTGTGCCGGGTACGGGTCTTGGGCTCTCGATTGTTGCCGATCTGGCTGCGCTTTATGGCGGGACGCTCCAACTGGAAAGTTCGGCTCTCGGAGGTTTGAAAGCGACGCTGGTGCTGCCGGCCCTGACAGCTGAATAG
- a CDS encoding tetratricopeptide repeat protein, protein MLLVDDRLKAARDHAAAGRHDNAVLLFESVLDVAPGNVEALSGLVEARLAGGDLEAAQALLLKGASLSGQDPGLLTLAAKVGLLSGDETEAERLVDHALALDPFHIQAVLLKSERLASQGRVFEVEDLLNKVRARTQDPQILAGIANLYFKHGLFGPALLLAQEAHDLSPLDAPANALVGRILTALGDHAKATPFLETAHLQDPSNLEHLIGLADNSAATGLLSEARRIANRAIALYPTAMPAWLCQISIRAKLGEAADALKEFAPVAKAAENRVDAILTLGAAYRLAGQPAKTMQLLEPLLNGGEPLEPAVRARLVNLLHDAYLSAGELEKVPPILSETVGTCLGISVAESIDHETLRDRLDKTAMVIDPGLNTLEFMVMARFIGKTARGFDTPVVGPSGLAQLAGLLGYRNYLANDTSEEHGAKTAFSHAVPVSRLLGVPAVIRGGLHSEPYLPALEQDLHKWRRALEEFPRPWIGISWNETPTGLALDPLLKALPTTPGTLVSTIWDQGRSQLQGHSGIIDAGKHFQNLDDLAALLQVLDVVVGPDGLVLHAAGAAGTPGLALVEHIAPWYWHAEDGKSIWYPSIDVIRAPRTEHWSLVMPMVAQQIKSGMTPHL, encoded by the coding sequence ATGCTGTTGGTAGATGACAGGTTGAAAGCGGCACGCGATCATGCAGCAGCCGGCAGGCACGACAACGCGGTGCTTCTGTTCGAAAGCGTGCTGGATGTCGCACCTGGAAACGTCGAAGCGCTTTCCGGATTGGTAGAAGCGCGCCTGGCGGGCGGCGACCTGGAAGCGGCGCAAGCACTCCTTTTGAAAGGGGCTTCACTGAGCGGGCAGGATCCGGGCCTTCTGACCCTTGCAGCAAAAGTTGGTCTCCTTTCCGGGGATGAGACAGAGGCGGAACGCCTGGTCGACCATGCACTGGCACTTGACCCGTTTCACATTCAGGCTGTGCTGCTGAAGTCTGAACGTCTTGCCAGCCAGGGCAGGGTGTTCGAGGTCGAGGATTTGCTCAACAAGGTGCGTGCGCGCACGCAGGATCCGCAGATACTGGCGGGCATCGCAAACCTTTATTTCAAACACGGCCTTTTCGGACCTGCTTTGCTCCTTGCGCAGGAAGCGCACGACCTTTCGCCGCTGGATGCGCCTGCCAATGCGCTTGTTGGGCGCATTCTGACCGCTTTGGGTGACCATGCGAAAGCCACGCCCTTTCTGGAAACAGCACATTTGCAGGACCCGTCCAATCTGGAGCACCTGATCGGCTTGGCAGACAACAGTGCGGCAACAGGTTTGCTGTCAGAGGCCAGGCGCATCGCAAACCGGGCCATCGCACTCTACCCGACCGCAATGCCAGCATGGCTCTGTCAGATCAGCATAAGGGCAAAACTTGGCGAGGCTGCCGATGCGCTGAAGGAATTTGCGCCTGTTGCAAAAGCGGCCGAAAACCGCGTCGATGCCATACTGACGCTGGGAGCCGCCTATCGGCTGGCAGGCCAGCCGGCGAAGACGATGCAACTGTTGGAACCGCTGCTCAACGGTGGGGAGCCACTCGAACCTGCCGTCAGGGCGCGCCTCGTCAATCTTCTGCACGACGCGTATCTGTCGGCTGGCGAGCTTGAAAAAGTGCCGCCCATCCTGAGCGAAACCGTTGGCACCTGCTTGGGTATCTCCGTCGCAGAGAGTATCGATCATGAGACCTTGAGGGATCGGCTCGATAAAACCGCGATGGTGATCGATCCAGGGCTAAACACTCTTGAATTCATGGTCATGGCAAGGTTCATCGGCAAGACTGCGCGCGGCTTTGATACACCGGTTGTTGGGCCGTCCGGCCTGGCGCAATTGGCGGGCCTCCTGGGCTATCGGAACTATTTGGCAAACGACACGAGCGAAGAACACGGCGCGAAGACAGCGTTTTCGCATGCCGTGCCCGTTTCGCGTCTTCTTGGGGTGCCGGCGGTGATCCGCGGTGGTCTGCACTCGGAACCGTATTTGCCCGCTCTCGAACAGGATCTTCACAAATGGCGGCGCGCCCTTGAGGAGTTTCCACGGCCGTGGATCGGGATTTCGTGGAACGAAACACCGACAGGCCTGGCATTGGATCCCCTGTTGAAGGCTCTTCCGACGACGCCCGGGACACTGGTCAGCACGATCTGGGATCAAGGCAGGTCACAGCTTCAGGGGCATTCCGGCATCATAGATGCGGGCAAGCACTTTCAGAACCTGGATGATCTTGCTGCCTTGCTGCAGGTGCTGGACGTTGTCGTCGGGCCCGACGGACTTGTCCTGCATGCGGCTGGAGCCGCCGGAACACCGGGGCTTGCCCTGGTCGAACATATCGCGCCCTGGTACTGGCATGCGGAAGACGGAAAGAGCATCTGGTATCCGAGCATCGATGTTATTCGCGCTCCGCGGACTGAGCATTGGTCGCTGGTCATGCCAATGGTGGCTCAGCAGATAAAATCCGGAATGACGCCGCATCTCTAA
- a CDS encoding RT0821/Lpp0805 family surface protein — MRLRNATCVALATLLAGCSLTSGNTSSTGVGSFFGDPSANVAGSEANTAISVLVNNEFGDALDPTDRRAAEDAQTRALRARGVGVSVGWQNDRTGRSGQVRPGPIYTVNETKCREFTHEMVLRGQTLQARGTACESGRGEWLVIG, encoded by the coding sequence ATGCGCTTGCGGAACGCCACATGTGTTGCCCTTGCCACTCTTCTGGCGGGATGTTCGCTGACATCCGGGAACACGAGCTCCACTGGTGTCGGGTCGTTCTTCGGTGATCCCAGTGCGAATGTTGCGGGCTCGGAGGCGAATACGGCGATATCCGTTCTCGTGAACAATGAATTTGGAGATGCGCTTGATCCGACGGATCGCCGCGCAGCCGAAGACGCGCAAACCCGTGCGTTGCGTGCACGAGGTGTCGGTGTTTCGGTCGGCTGGCAGAATGACCGGACCGGACGCAGCGGTCAGGTCCGTCCAGGGCCGATCTACACGGTCAACGAAACGAAGTGCCGCGAGTTTACCCATGAAATGGTTCTGCGTGGTCAAACGTTGCAGGCGCGTGGAACGGCATGCGAGTCAGGCCGCGGTGAATGGCTTGTGATCGGCTAG
- the ccmI gene encoding c-type cytochrome biogenesis protein CcmI — protein sequence MIFWILLALMTGVAALSVLVPLARAGRSMAGATGSADEAVYKEQLAAIDIELERGLIDPDAAEAARTEIARRLLAAHDKSESQARMQTSGLRLKSAQALALAALPLIALATYFALGSPDEPDQPLIARLSAPAEGQSVDVLVARVERHLAENPEDGQGWEVIAPVYLSRGQPEASARAYANAIRILGPRPDWLTDMGEALTMANQGLVTADARQAFERAVSMEPSAVKPRFFLAIALGQEGNTQAAVQAWETLLEGADETAPWVAAARQQLAGLQPDGQSEETPRGPSQQDIEAAQDLSAEDRQEMIRGMVSGLAERLAEDGGSAGEWSRLIQAYVVLGEQQKAEDALAAAKAAHAESPSDLSLIKDTASALGLSGS from the coding sequence ATGATATTCTGGATTTTACTCGCACTTATGACGGGGGTCGCTGCCCTCTCGGTTCTTGTCCCGCTGGCAAGGGCCGGGAGATCAATGGCAGGCGCGACCGGCAGTGCCGACGAAGCTGTTTACAAGGAACAGCTAGCAGCGATCGATATCGAATTGGAACGCGGCCTGATCGACCCGGACGCAGCCGAGGCAGCCAGAACCGAAATTGCGCGCAGGCTTCTTGCTGCACACGACAAGAGCGAAAGCCAGGCGCGGATGCAAACGTCCGGCTTGCGGCTCAAATCTGCGCAGGCGTTGGCGCTTGCTGCTTTACCTCTCATCGCCTTGGCGACCTATTTTGCGCTCGGCTCTCCGGACGAGCCGGATCAGCCGCTCATCGCGCGGCTGAGTGCGCCTGCGGAAGGGCAGTCGGTGGATGTTCTGGTGGCGCGCGTGGAACGTCATCTTGCTGAAAACCCCGAAGACGGTCAGGGTTGGGAGGTCATCGCCCCGGTCTATCTGTCGCGCGGCCAACCTGAGGCGTCGGCCAGGGCCTATGCGAACGCCATTCGTATCCTCGGACCGCGGCCGGACTGGCTGACCGACATGGGCGAAGCTTTGACGATGGCCAATCAGGGTCTAGTCACTGCGGATGCAAGACAGGCTTTCGAAAGGGCGGTGTCCATGGAGCCGTCGGCGGTGAAGCCGCGTTTTTTCCTGGCAATAGCGCTCGGTCAGGAAGGCAACACGCAAGCTGCGGTTCAAGCTTGGGAGACGCTGCTGGAAGGGGCTGATGAAACAGCTCCCTGGGTGGCGGCGGCGCGTCAGCAACTAGCTGGATTGCAGCCAGACGGCCAGAGTGAGGAAACGCCGCGCGGACCTTCGCAACAGGACATTGAAGCCGCTCAGGACTTGTCTGCCGAAGACAGACAGGAAATGATCAGGGGAATGGTATCAGGCCTTGCCGAACGGCTTGCAGAGGATGGCGGGAGCGCCGGAGAATGGAGCCGGCTCATACAGGCTTATGTCGTCTTGGGCGAGCAACAGAAGGCGGAAGATGCGCTCGCGGCCGCGAAAGCCGCCCATGCGGAAAGTCCTTCGGATTTGTCCCTGATCAAGGACACGGCAAGTGCACTTGGACTAAGCGGGTCCTGA
- a CDS encoding DUF1194 domain-containing protein, with protein sequence MTKWACCTSGLILALTALFPQPAAACSLSLVLAMDGSSSVDHLEHDLQLNGLADALSDPEVVAAIEAVGGIWVMSFEWSGQRQHFLQFAWQYLEDAESAEKAANALRKARRGFIGFPTAIGYALSYASIQMSRAPENCTRKVIDVAGDGINNDGYPPSSAYKAFDFEGVTVNGLVIAGEDASPIQYYRQHVISGPGAFIEIAEDYDDYARAMKRKLIREIIGNGYASAE encoded by the coding sequence GTGACGAAATGGGCTTGTTGCACCTCCGGGCTGATCCTGGCACTGACCGCTTTGTTCCCCCAGCCTGCAGCAGCGTGTTCTCTGTCGCTTGTCCTGGCTATGGATGGTTCGTCGAGCGTCGATCATCTCGAACACGATCTTCAACTCAACGGGCTGGCAGATGCGCTCAGTGATCCGGAGGTCGTTGCGGCAATCGAAGCGGTCGGCGGCATCTGGGTCATGAGTTTTGAATGGAGCGGACAGAGGCAACATTTTCTCCAGTTTGCCTGGCAATATCTGGAAGATGCGGAAAGCGCGGAAAAGGCTGCCAATGCGTTGCGAAAGGCACGCCGTGGCTTCATAGGTTTTCCAACCGCAATTGGCTACGCCCTGAGCTATGCCTCCATCCAGATGAGCCGGGCGCCGGAAAACTGCACGCGCAAGGTAATCGATGTTGCGGGAGACGGCATCAACAACGATGGATACCCACCTTCGAGTGCTTACAAGGCCTTTGATTTCGAGGGTGTTACGGTCAATGGGCTGGTTATCGCCGGCGAAGATGCCTCGCCGATCCAGTACTACCGGCAACATGTCATCAGTGGCCCGGGCGCCTTTATCGAGATCGCTGAAGACTACGACGATTACGCACGCGCAATGAAGCGCAAGCTCATCCGCGAAATCATCGGCAACGGCTATGCGTCCGCCGAGTAA
- a CDS encoding phytanoyl-CoA dioxygenase family protein, with translation MDQHVIPDGFFDAQSCRLDDFKRLVSQRLSDGSVPYADRVETNIPIYDVAAIEHMLAAEEGRRRLMAEWARVLKDGSGVLVLSGAYSDTTPLDKAAAVFQQIIMEEKNAAGGGADHFAAAGANDRVWNSLQKLCLREPDVFAACFSNLAVDAVCEAWLGPNYQMTSQVNLVRPGGAAQRAHRDYHLGFQTAETCAGYPAHVHDLSPVMTLQGAIAHTDMPVESGPTKLLPFSQLYRPGYMAYRQAEFSDFFETACVQLPLRKGDALFFNPALFHAAGENRSSGIQRLANLLQVSSAFCRAMETLDRKAMCNALYPVLLKKRQAGTWSSALIEAAVSACAEGYSFPTNLDTDPPIGGLAPETQKQLFLRSLEERCSKEDFAKALEAQERRRSA, from the coding sequence ATGGATCAGCATGTCATACCGGACGGATTTTTTGACGCGCAAAGCTGTCGTCTCGATGATTTTAAAAGACTTGTCAGCCAGCGCCTATCGGATGGCTCTGTGCCCTACGCGGATCGCGTTGAAACCAATATCCCCATATATGACGTCGCGGCGATAGAGCACATGCTCGCCGCTGAGGAGGGGCGTCGGCGGCTCATGGCCGAGTGGGCACGCGTGCTCAAGGATGGATCAGGCGTTCTGGTGCTTTCAGGAGCTTATTCAGACACTACGCCTCTCGACAAGGCTGCGGCCGTTTTCCAGCAAATCATTATGGAAGAGAAGAATGCAGCGGGAGGGGGTGCGGATCACTTCGCGGCCGCAGGCGCGAATGATCGCGTTTGGAATTCGCTCCAAAAACTCTGCCTCAGAGAACCTGATGTCTTCGCAGCCTGCTTCTCCAATCTCGCAGTGGACGCCGTTTGTGAAGCCTGGCTCGGGCCGAATTATCAGATGACGTCGCAGGTCAACCTTGTCAGGCCGGGCGGTGCGGCGCAACGGGCGCACCGGGACTATCATCTTGGTTTCCAGACTGCAGAAACGTGCGCCGGCTATCCTGCCCATGTGCATGACTTGTCTCCGGTCATGACGCTGCAAGGTGCCATTGCGCACACTGACATGCCAGTGGAAAGCGGCCCGACAAAACTGTTGCCGTTTTCGCAATTATACAGGCCCGGCTACATGGCCTATCGGCAGGCGGAGTTCAGTGATTTCTTTGAAACAGCCTGCGTGCAGCTCCCCTTGCGCAAGGGCGACGCACTTTTCTTCAATCCTGCACTTTTTCATGCTGCGGGGGAAAACAGGAGCAGCGGAATTCAGCGTCTTGCCAATCTTCTACAGGTGTCGTCCGCGTTCTGTCGTGCAATGGAAACTTTGGACAGAAAAGCCATGTGCAACGCGCTTTATCCGGTGTTGCTGAAAAAACGCCAGGCAGGCACATGGTCATCGGCCCTTATCGAAGCAGCGGTCTCAGCATGCGCCGAGGGCTATTCGTTCCCGACCAATCTGGATACGGATCCGCCGATCGGTGGCCTGGCACCGGAAACGCAGAAGCAACTGTTTCTAAGATCTCTCGAAGAAAGGTGCTCCAAGGAAGACTTTGCAAAGGCTCTGGAAGCGCAGGAACGGCGCCGGTCTGCCTGA
- a CDS encoding response regulator transcription factor, producing the protein MRILVVEDDSDLNRQLVSALEEAGYVVDSASDGEDGHFLGDTEPYDAVVLDLGLPTLDGLSVLENWRRDGRTMPVLILTARDRWSDKVAGIDAGADDYVAKPFHMEEVLARVRALVRRAAGHASNELTCGSVRLDLRAGRVTVDGNPIKLTSHEYRLLSYLLHHQGKVISRTELTEHLYDQDFDRDSNTVEVFVGRLRKKIGSDMIETIRGLGYRLGEASDD; encoded by the coding sequence ATGCGAATACTCGTCGTAGAAGATGATTCAGACCTGAACCGTCAGCTCGTTTCCGCGCTGGAAGAAGCCGGTTATGTCGTCGACAGTGCGAGCGATGGCGAGGATGGGCATTTTCTGGGCGATACGGAACCATATGATGCGGTGGTGCTGGATCTCGGCTTGCCGACGCTGGACGGTCTTTCGGTTCTGGAGAACTGGCGACGGGATGGGCGGACCATGCCTGTCCTGATTTTGACGGCAAGGGACCGCTGGTCCGACAAGGTCGCAGGCATTGACGCCGGAGCGGATGACTACGTCGCCAAACCTTTTCACATGGAGGAAGTCCTTGCACGTGTGCGCGCGCTCGTACGCCGCGCCGCAGGGCATGCCTCCAACGAATTGACCTGCGGTTCTGTCCGGCTGGATCTCCGGGCAGGGCGGGTCACGGTTGACGGCAATCCGATCAAACTCACCTCGCACGAATACCGCCTCTTGTCCTACCTGTTGCATCACCAGGGCAAGGTGATTTCGCGCACCGAATTGACCGAACATCTCTACGATCAGGACTTTGACAGGGATTCCAACACGGTCGAGGTTTTCGTCGGCAGATTGCGCAAGAAAATAGGTTCCGACATGATCGAAACCATCAGAGGTCTCGGTTACCGCCTCGGAGAGGCCAGTGACGACTGA